The nucleotide window CTCCGTGTCACGCGCGGCGGTCAATTGGATCGGCGTGTTTTCGGCGATCCGATTGGCGCCCTTCACCGTTTCCACGGCCTTGAAATGCTTGCCAGTCAAGGCCTGGATCACCTGATCATAGGCCGCCAACTCCGCCTGCTGATTGTGCTCTTCCGTGAGGCGCTTGGCGCGGATGGAGGCAAAGTCGAATAGCTGGAAGGACATCGTCCAGCCCCCGACCCAGTTCGGCACGTCCGGAAACAGCCCCCCATAGCCTGGCTCCCGGTTCCCATTCCGTTCCCACGAACTGCCGCGCGAGGAAAACCCGGCCATGAGGTCAAACCGGGGCACCCAGGCCCGGTCCAAGGCTTCCTTGCGCTTTTGAAAGACATCGGCTGTCGCCTTCTGGGCCACAGCCAGCGGGTGAGCCCAAGGCGCCGGCTCCGGCAGCCGGCTCGAGCCCGGCAAGGTCATGAGCGGCCCGGGACGAATGTCAAATTGCTCCCCGGCGGCGCCAAGCACCTCGGCGAGGGTCGCCCGCGCAATCCCTTCCGCCTGCTCGGCCTGGATGAGCTGCGTACGCGCCATGGCCAGTTCGGCCAGGGCACGGGAGGCGTCCACCCCGGGACGCAAGCCGTTCTTCACCAGTACGTTCACCGTGTCGGAAAACACGCGCCGACGCTCCACATTGCCCTTCATGGCTTCGACCGTCTGCTGAGCCATCAAGACCATAAAGAACGCGTCTCCAACCCCGAGGCCGACGTCGAGCTGGGTCAAGGTCACCCCTGCCGCCGTCTGCCGTTCGGCTGCGCGGGCGGCTTCCACGTTGGCGTTTCGCAGTCCAAAATCAAAGGGCTCCCACGCAGCCATGGTCCCGGCGGCGCTGCCCCATGCGCCCCGATAGGAGACACCGTCCCCTTGCCGACCCCAAATCGGCGGCGTGTAGGGGGTCATGAAAAACACCCCGGAAGCCTTGTTGAACGTGCCCATGTTTTGTTGAAAGCCCATTTCCACACGCGGGAGGTAGGCCGTGCGTGTCAAATCAATGCCTGACTTCGCCGCTTCAACCCGGGCCAGGGCGACGCGCACGGAAGGGTAATGGTCGAGGCCGAACTGAATGGCGTGATCGATCGTCAAACCGGAAGGCAGCCGATCAGGGGACTGAGCCCATACCGCATCGGCCGAAGACCAGGTCATCAGCACAAGCCCCAGCCAGAACCACATCGAACGCCCGATCGCCCGCAAGCTCATCGATGCCGATCCTCCAGTACTTCTTCCACCAACTCTTTGATCCGCTTGCGGGCCTCTTCCAGCGCCCAACGTCCGGCCTTCGTGATCCGATAACACTTCCGTCGCCGCCCGTCGCACAGTTGCGACTCGCAGCGCAGAAAGCCCGCCGCCTCCAGCGCATGAAGCGTGGGATAGAGGGTGCCTGGGCTCAGCCGGTACCCGTGGGTACCCAGCTCCTCCGTGAGTTCCACACCGCAGACCGCCTCCTCGGCCGCATGGTAAAGGATGTGAATACGGACGAATCCCAGGAACAACTGGCGGGTGAGACGGCTCGACGCCGGATCCACTGCGGACCGGCCGGGCCGGCGCTTTGCATTGAGAGGCGACGATGCGGCCACTGGACCTCCTGATATCGAAATTAGATATCGAGTTTCGATAACATAAATGAGCCGACCAAGGAACGCAAGGAAAACTTTTCGACAGGCGCGCCCCAGCGGATGCCCGGATAGGCCGCCCCCAGCGCGCAACCCGTCTTCCGCCCCAGAAGCCGGAAGACGCTTCTCTCTCCCCTTGACTAATCAATTTTAATTGATATATCGTAGCGCATGATCACGACGCGCACAAAAGACTTGGAGCAGACAGCCCTCTGGTTCCATGCCCTGGCGGATGAGACCAGACTTCAGATCATCGAGCATTTGCTGGAAGGCGAACAGTGCGTGTGCGACCTGACCGACTTTCTCCAAACCGGTCAATCCCGGCTCTCGTTTCATCTCAAGACACTCAAAGACGCGGGACTGCTCCAGGACCGCCGGGAAGGCCGCTGGATTTACTATTCGCTGAATGCCGAAACGGTCGAAGCAATCGGCCAATGGTTGATGACTTTGAAAGGCACACGCGCAAAATCCAGACCGGCTGCCCCTTGTTGCGACTGAACTATTTTTTTCCCTGAATAATCAACTTTTATTGATGAATGGAAAGAGGCACCCATGAGCCCCCACACCGGCGAAAAGACCATTAAAGAACTCGTCAGGAACGAATATGGACAAGCCGCCTTGCAGGCCAAGAGCGGCGGCAGCTCTTGTTGCGGCGGCAAATCTCCGGGCAAGTTCGATCCGATCACATCCAATTTGTACCAGCCGTCAGAAACCGGGGCGCTGCCGGCCGAAGCTCTGTCGGCCTCGCTGGGCTGCGGCAACCCGACGGCCCTGGCCCAATTGAACCCAGGCGAAACCGTGCTGGACCTGGGATCGGGTGGCGGAATTGACGTCCTCCTCTCCGCCAAGCGCGTCGGCCCGACCGGCAAGGCCTACGGCCTCGACATGACGGACGAGATGCTGGCGCTCGCCCGCGACAACCAGCGCAAAGCCGGAGCGGACAACGTGGAGTTCCTGAAGGGCGAGATCGAGCAGATTCCCCTGCCCGACTGTTCCGTGGACGTGATCATTTCCAACTGCGTCATCAACCTCTCTCCGGACAAGGACCGGGTCTTTGCCGAAGCCTTTCGGGTTCTGAAACCGGACGGCCGTCTGGCCGTCTCCGACGTGGTCGTGCGCGGACCGGTTCCGACTGAGATTCGCCGCAACATCGAGCTTTGGATGGGCTGCGTGGCCGGCGCGCTGGAAGAATCGGAGTATCTCGACAAGCTGGCCAAGGCTGGTTTTACAAACATCAGCCTGGAACCGACCCGCATTTACCGGGCGGAAGATGCCCGAGAATTTCTGGCAGGAGCCGGGCTCAATGTCGAGGCCATCGCCCAGCAAGTCGACGGCAAATTTCTCAGCGCCTTCATCCGCGCCAGCAAACCGCCCGAGGAGCCAAGGCGCAATAACTGAGCGAGCAATAGATATGATTATGATCTTTCACTATCAATGATAACTAATTGATATTTCAATAGATTCAAACGTTAAATCTCCAAACGAAAAGCGCCTTAATCTGTTCCAGCGCTACCTGACCCTCTGGGTCGGGCTCTGCATGGTGGCGGGAGTGGCGATCGGGAAGCTCCTGCCTGGCCTGGTGGACTCCATGCGGTCGCTCGAACTGGGGGCAGACAGCCACGTCAACTTACCCATGGCGATCCTGATCTGGCTCATGATCGTCCCGATGATGATGAACGTCGATTTCGCCTCGGTTCGCAACGTCGGCAAACGGCCGAAGGGACTGGCCGTGACCCTCCTCGTCAATTGGCTGGTGAAGCCCTTTTCCATGGCGTTCTTGGCCTGGCTCTTTTTCCGCCATCTCTTCTCGGCCTGGATCACCCCGGCGGAAGCGGACCAGTACATCGCCGGGGCGATCATCCTGGCGGCCGCCCCCTGCACTGCCATGGTCTTCGTCTGGAGTTACCTGACCGACGGAGATCCGGCCTATACCCTGGTCCAGGTCTCGGTGAACGATCTGATCATGTTGGTCCTGTTCGCGCCCCTGGTCGGCTTTCTGGTCAGCGGCGCCTCTTCGTTGACCGTACCTTGGCTTGTCCTGTTCTATTCGGTTGCAGCTTTTATCGTCATCCCCCTGACCATCGGGACGGCGCTCCGAGCCTGGTTCATCAGGCAACGAGGCCTCCGCTGGTTCGAGGAGAACCTGCTGCCCCGTTTCGCACCGGTCACGATCACCGCCCTATTGGCTACGCTGGTCCTGATTTTCGCTTTTCAGGCGGACAATATCATGGGGCGCTCCTTTCACGTGGCCCTGATCGCCGTCCCGATCCTGCTCCAGGTCTACTTCAACTCGTCGCTGGCCTACGGCCTCATGAAATTCCTGCACGTGCCCCATGCGATCGCCGCGCCAGGCGCGCTGATCGGCGCCAGCAACTTTTTCGAGCTGGCCGTGGCCACCGCCATCGCCCTCTACGGTCCCGGCTCGGGCGCCGCGCTGGCGACGGTCGTCGGTGTGCTGGTCGAGGTGCCCGTCATGCTCTCGGTCTGCGCCGCCTGCAACCGAACGCGCCATTGGTTTCCGAGAGAGGCAGCCGCATGAAGCCACGCGTCTTGTTTCTCTGCACCGGTAATTCCTGCCGCAGCCAGATGGCGGAAGGCTGGCTCCGACATCTGGCCGGAGACCGTTTCGATGTGGCCAGCGCGGGCACTCATCCGGTCGGCTTGAACCCAGTCGCGGTCGCAGCCATGCGCGAGGTCGGCGTGGATATTTCACGGCACACTTCCAAAAACGTCAATCAGTTCCTTGGCGAGCGATTCGACTACGTCATCACAGTCTGCGACAGTGCCAAAGAAGCCTGTCCGACTTTTCCCGGCGCCACGTCCCGCTTGCACTGGAGTTTTGATGATCCCGCTGCAGCCCAGGGCTCGCTGGAGGAACGGCTGCAGGTCTTCCGACGGGTCCGCGACGAGATCGCCGGACGCCTACGCCTGTTCCTTGCCTTCGTTCGAATCTAAACCGCCCGCAGCACGACACCGTCACAGCCTTTCCACAAAACACAGGGCCGTCTCTGCCCATCGACGAGTCTGCTCGCTCACACGTCAGTTTACCCACTCTTAACGTTTCGGCAACCGCATCGCAACAGAGCTCATCTATGCTGGTCCTGTTCTCAAGGGCTCGCAACAGAAGATATCAATGGAGGAACGCGTGAAAAGCGTCGCCGTAAGCTATCTCGCCGTCTTCGCCCTGCTGATCGGTGCCGCACCGCTCCTGCGCGACTTCGCCGGGGCCCAGCCTGCATCGCTGGTGAAGATCGACGGCTCCAGCACGGTCTTCCCCATTACGGAAGCTGTGTCGGAGGAATTCCAGAAACAGAACAGAGGCTCCGTGCGAGTGACCGTGGGCATTTCCGGCACCGGCGGAGGCTTCAAGAAATTCTGCCGCGGCGAGACGGACATTCAAGATGCGTCGCGCCCGATCGCGGCGGCCGAGATGGAAGTCTGCAAACAACAGGGCATCCAGTACTACGAATTGCCCGTGGCTTTCGATGCCATGGCGCTGGTGGTCAGCCGCCAGAATGCCTGGGCGGATTCCCTGAGCGTGGCCGAACTCAAGACAATGTGGGAACCGCAAGCCCAGGGCAAGATCACCAGATGGAACCAGATCCGTACGACCTGGCCCGATGCCCCCCTCAAGCTGTTCGGCGCCGGGTCCGATTCGGGCACCTTTGATTACTTCACCGAAGCTATCGTGGGCAAGGCCAAGGCCAGCCGGGGCGACTATACGGCCAGCGAGGACGACAATACCTTGGTGCAGGGAATCGCCAACGACAAGCATGCGCTGGGATACATTCCGTTCGCCTACTACGAACCCAACAGCCAACGGCTGAAAGCCGTGGCCGTCGACGCAGGACGGGGTGGTGTGCTGCCGTCCCGCCAGACCGTCGAGAGCGGGACGTACCGACCTCTGGCCCGCCCCATCTTCATTTATGTGAGCAAGCAGGCGGCCGAGAGGCCGGAGGTGCGCCGCCTCGTGGACTTCTATCTCACCCACGCAGCCGAACTCGTCGCCCAAGTGAAATATGTGCCGTTGCCGAAGGAGGCCTACCGCATCGCCCTGGAGCATTTTCATCACGGCAAACTCGGGACGTCGTTCCAGGGAGCGTCTGCGGTCGGACTCACGATCGGAGAGTTATTGGCCCGCTCGAAGGCGGAATAGCGGAGGCCGTGGAAGCGTTGCAGACCGAGCCTATGCGGAAGACTGTGGGGCGCGTGCGCGAGCGCGGGATCGAGCTTGGGCTCTTTCTGGCAGCGCTCACCTCGGTCGCCGTCACCGTGGGAATCGTGGGAGTCCTGCTGTACGAATCGCTGGGCTTTTTCCGGCAGGTATCGCTCGGAGCGTTTTTGACGGACACCCAGTGGACTCCGCTCTTTTCGGACGCCCATTACGGGA belongs to Nitrospirota bacterium and includes:
- a CDS encoding TolC family protein, with amino-acid sequence MSLRAIGRSMWFWLGLVLMTWSSADAVWAQSPDRLPSGLTIDHAIQFGLDHYPSVRVALARVEAAKSGIDLTRTAYLPRVEMGFQQNMGTFNKASGVFFMTPYTPPIWGRQGDGVSYRGAWGSAAGTMAAWEPFDFGLRNANVEAARAAERQTAAGVTLTQLDVGLGVGDAFFMVLMAQQTVEAMKGNVERRRVFSDTVNVLVKNGLRPGVDASRALAELAMARTQLIQAEQAEGIARATLAEVLGAAGEQFDIRPGPLMTLPGSSRLPEPAPWAHPLAVAQKATADVFQKRKEALDRAWVPRFDLMAGFSSRGSSWERNGNREPGYGGLFPDVPNWVGGWTMSFQLFDFASIRAKRLTEEHNQQAELAAYDQVIQALTGKHFKAVETVKGANRIAENTPIQLTAARDTEVQARARYQTGLATVVEVAEAQQLVVQASIDDALARLGVWRSILGLAGARGDLGLFLNLVRSSTGQRNP
- a CDS encoding PadR family transcriptional regulator; amino-acid sequence: MDPASSRLTRQLFLGFVRIHILYHAAEEAVCGVELTEELGTHGYRLSPGTLYPTLHALEAAGFLRCESQLCDGRRRKCYRITKAGRWALEEARKRIKELVEEVLEDRHR
- a CDS encoding ArsR family transcriptional regulator, which produces MITTRTKDLEQTALWFHALADETRLQIIEHLLEGEQCVCDLTDFLQTGQSRLSFHLKTLKDAGLLQDRREGRWIYYSLNAETVEAIGQWLMTLKGTRAKSRPAAPCCD
- the arsM gene encoding arsenite methyltransferase — encoded protein: MSPHTGEKTIKELVRNEYGQAALQAKSGGSSCCGGKSPGKFDPITSNLYQPSETGALPAEALSASLGCGNPTALAQLNPGETVLDLGSGGGIDVLLSAKRVGPTGKAYGLDMTDEMLALARDNQRKAGADNVEFLKGEIEQIPLPDCSVDVIISNCVINLSPDKDRVFAEAFRVLKPDGRLAVSDVVVRGPVPTEIRRNIELWMGCVAGALEESEYLDKLAKAGFTNISLEPTRIYRAEDAREFLAGAGLNVEAIAQQVDGKFLSAFIRASKPPEEPRRNN
- the arsB gene encoding ACR3 family arsenite efflux transporter, yielding MVAGVAIGKLLPGLVDSMRSLELGADSHVNLPMAILIWLMIVPMMMNVDFASVRNVGKRPKGLAVTLLVNWLVKPFSMAFLAWLFFRHLFSAWITPAEADQYIAGAIILAAAPCTAMVFVWSYLTDGDPAYTLVQVSVNDLIMLVLFAPLVGFLVSGASSLTVPWLVLFYSVAAFIVIPLTIGTALRAWFIRQRGLRWFEENLLPRFAPVTITALLATLVLIFAFQADNIMGRSFHVALIAVPILLQVYFNSSLAYGLMKFLHVPHAIAAPGALIGASNFFELAVATAIALYGPGSGAALATVVGVLVEVPVMLSVCAACNRTRHWFPREAAA
- a CDS encoding arsenate reductase ArsC codes for the protein MKPRVLFLCTGNSCRSQMAEGWLRHLAGDRFDVASAGTHPVGLNPVAVAAMREVGVDISRHTSKNVNQFLGERFDYVITVCDSAKEACPTFPGATSRLHWSFDDPAAAQGSLEERLQVFRRVRDEIAGRLRLFLAFVRI
- a CDS encoding PstS family phosphate ABC transporter substrate-binding protein, which translates into the protein MEERVKSVAVSYLAVFALLIGAAPLLRDFAGAQPASLVKIDGSSTVFPITEAVSEEFQKQNRGSVRVTVGISGTGGGFKKFCRGETDIQDASRPIAAAEMEVCKQQGIQYYELPVAFDAMALVVSRQNAWADSLSVAELKTMWEPQAQGKITRWNQIRTTWPDAPLKLFGAGSDSGTFDYFTEAIVGKAKASRGDYTASEDDNTLVQGIANDKHALGYIPFAYYEPNSQRLKAVAVDAGRGGVLPSRQTVESGTYRPLARPIFIYVSKQAAERPEVRRLVDFYLTHAAELVAQVKYVPLPKEAYRIALEHFHHGKLGTSFQGASAVGLTIGELLARSKAE